The following proteins are co-located in the Anas platyrhynchos isolate ZD024472 breed Pekin duck chromosome 1, IASCAAS_PekinDuck_T2T, whole genome shotgun sequence genome:
- the ASB9 gene encoding ankyrin repeat and SOCS box protein 9, which yields MDDERTSQNTSKSQGTGGQASATSPSLLLMRDFVSDWSPLHDASIHGRLLTLKKLISQGSDVNLVTTDQVSPLHEACLGGHAACASVLLKHGAKVNGVTVDWHTPLFSACVSGSVACLNLLLQHGASLHPPCDLASPIHEAAKRGHVQCVEILASHGVNIDHNIKHLGTPLYVACENQQVNCARKLLESGANVNSGKGLESPLHAAARSCSAELVTLLIDFGADIWAKNAKSKRPMELVPPGSPLGRLFLQKEGPLSLMHLCRLSIRRCFGHKQHQKITGLLLPDELKRFLLHV from the exons ATGGATGATGAGAGAACGAGTCAAAACACCAGTAAATCACAAGGAACAGGGGGCCAGGCGTCTGCAACGTCTCCATCATTGCTGCTGATGAGGG ACTTTGTTTCAGACTGGTCTCCTTTACATGATGCCTCTATCCATGGGCGCCTGCTTACTCTAAAGAAACTCATCAGCCAG gGGAGTGATGTTAATCTTGTTACAACAGACCAGGTGTCTCCCCTCCATGAAGCCTGCCTAGGTGGTCATGCTGCTTGTGCCAGTGTCCTATTAAAACATGGTGCTAAG gtGAATGGAGTGACTGTTGACTGGCACACTCCTTTGTTCAGTGCCTGTGTCAGTGGCAGTGTGGCTTGCTTGAATTTACTGCTGCAACACGGAGCCAGCCTGCACCCACCCTGTGACTTAGCATCCCCCATACACGAAGCCGCTAAGAGAG GTCATGTGCAATGTGTCGAGATCCTCGCATCCCATGGGGTGAACATAGATCATAACATCAAGCACCTGGGTACTCCGCTTTATGTAGCTTGTGAGAACCAGCAAGTCAACTGTGCCAGGAAGCTGCTTGAGTCAg GAGCAAATGTGAACAGCGGCAAGGGCCTCGAGTCCCCGCTGCATGCAGCTGCCAGGAGTTGCAGTGCAGAGTTGGTGACGCTGCTGATTGACTTTGGAGCAGACATTTGGGCAAAGAATGCCAAAAGCAAGAGGCCGATGGAGCTGGTTCCACCTGGAAGCCCCTTGGGTCGACTGTTCCTGCAGAAAGAAG GGCCACTGTCCTTGATGCATTTGTGCCGCCTGTCCATCAGGAGGTGCTTTGGACACAAGCAGCACCAGAAAATAACTGGTCTTCTCCTCCCAGATGAGCTGAAGCGTTTTCTTCTCCATGTTTAA